A section of the Oncorhynchus gorbuscha isolate QuinsamMale2020 ecotype Even-year linkage group LG06, OgorEven_v1.0, whole genome shotgun sequence genome encodes:
- the LOC124038151 gene encoding PWWP domain-containing protein 2B-like, which translates to MEAVADELRAGSQIPVTIDQIVNDTLVVTLTYQERSYMGILLDCNKKTGLFCLPDVTTKPVKCPAFKPGCEIPEVLTEEPVTKLPSQSSHHRPKDENTLPENDPPGAHLPAPLPTPVHAGQAPYPPYFEGAPFPPPIWVRHSYGQWVPQPPPRTIKRKKRRTREPGQMTMSTIRLRPRQVLCEKCKNTLNSDEDSKDGMPTTKTSRKENALYSDEGSVKLARKEDADATKDSNKRRENGPTGYDGKRLRKDKRDDDPKFPAVDIIPHSPVIKISYSTPQAKVEVMKIPARVHGSVKPFCPKQLMQNGLRDHQGKVPEPTTLTQTQEQRHILDATRTGLTVSIPKLKLPRPLTAGLDLPSPKIRVTTLGDGEDSLTVYEAELVEGSRKKGPRVPVPGPLPHSEDSEEKTPMELWSGSSGEEADRGHSDLTLLINFRKRKADSSSLSVCSTDSLDESKSFTSDGTPPELCDLAPGEHISSVSSSSLSRDDSKTVPPLTVRLHTRSMTKCVTEEGHAVAVGDVVWGKIHGFPWWPARVLSISGSRKEESVNCEAQWPEAKVAWFGSPTTSQLSVAKLSPFREFFRSRFNRKKKGMYRRAIVEAAKAVGHMSPEITSLLTSHCETV; encoded by the exons ATGGAGGCTGTGGCCGACGAGCTGCGGGCCGGCTCTCAGATTCCTGTTACTATCGATCAAATAGTTAACGATACACTAGTGGTTACGCTAACCTATCAAGAAAGGAGCTACATGGGGATATTACTCGATTGCAACAAAAA GACTGGGCTTTTCTGCCTACCAGATGTCACAACAAAGCCAGTGAAATGCCCTGCATTCAAACCTGGTTGTGAAATCCCTGAAGTCCTGACAGAGGAGCCAGTTACTAAACTTCCCAGCCAGTCTTCACATCATAGACCAAAGGATGAAAACACGCTCCCTGAGAATGATCCACCAGGTGCCCATCTCCCTGCCCCTCTGCCCACACCAGTGCATGCCGGGCAGGCTCCATACCCTCCTTATTTTGAAGGTGCTCCCTTCCCTCCACCCATATGGGTCCGCCACAGCTATGGTCAATGGGTACCCCAGCCACCACCGCGAACAATCAAGAGGAAGAAGAGGCGGACCCGAGAGCCTGGGCAGATGACCATGAGCACCATCAGGCTCCGCCCCCGGCAGGTGTTGTGCGAGAAGTGTAAGAACACGCTGAACAGTGACGAAGACAGTAAAGACGGGATGCCCACCACCAAGACGTCTAGGAAAGAGAACGCGCTCTACAGCGACGAGGGGTCCGTCAAGTTGGCCAGGAAAGAGGACGCAGACGCCACCAAGGATAGCAACAAGAGACGGGAGAATGGCCCCACTGGCTACGACGGCAAGCGGCTCCGGAAGGACAAAAGGGATGATGATCCAAAGTTCCCTGCAGTAGACATCATTCCCCACAGCCCAGTCATCAAGATTTCGTACAGCACTCCGCAAGCTAAGGTGGAGGTCATGAAGATCCCAGCTCGGGTCCACGGCTCCGTCAAGCCTTTCTGCCCCAAGCAGCTGATGCAGAACGGCCTGAGAGACCACCAAGGCAAAGTGCCTGAGcccaccaccctaacccagactcagGAGCAGCGCCACATCTTGGACGCCACCAGGACGGGCCTGACCGTGTCCATTCCCAAACTCAAGCTCCCCAGGCCCCTAACGGCCGGCCTAGACCTCCCCTCCCCAAAGATCCGCGTGACGACCCTGGGGGACGGAGAGGACAGCCTGACGGTGTACGAGGCGGAGCTGGTAGAGGGGTCGAGGAAGAAAGGCCCCAGGGTGCCAGTCCCTGGTCCCCTGCCCCACTCGGAGGACTCTGAGGAGAAGACTCCCATGGAGCTGTGGTCGGGGAGCTCTGGAGAGGAGGCCGACCGAGGCCACAGTGACCTTACGCTGCTCATCAACTTCCGCAAGAGGAAGGCGGACTCCTCCAGCCTGTCTGTGTGCAGCACCGATAGCCTGGACGAATCAAAATCCTTCACCTCAGACGGCACGCCCCCGGAGCTGTGCGACCTGGCTCCCGGAGAGCACATCTCCTCCGTGTCTTCCTCGTCGCTCTCACGAGACGACAGCAAGACTGTGCCGCCACTCACCGTGCGCCTGCACACGCGCAGCATGACCAAGTGTGTGACGGAGGAGGGCCATGCGGTGGCCGTGGGAGACGTGGTGTGGGGAAAGATCCATGGGTTCCCCTGGTGGCCGGCGAGGGTGCTCAGCATCAGCGGCAGCCGCAAAGAGGAGTCCGTTAACTGCGAAGCCCAGTGGCCAGAGGCTAAGGTGGCCTGGTTTGGCTCACCCACTACCTCCCAGCTCTCCGTTGCCAAACTCTCTCCCTTCCGGGAGTTTTTCAGGTCGCGGTTCAACCGCAAGAAGAAAGGGATGTACCGACGAGCCATTGTGGAAGCTGCCAAGGCCGTGGGCCACATGAGCCCTGAGATCACCTCTCTACTCACCTCTCACTGCGAAAC agtcTGA